A part of Gossypium hirsutum isolate 1008001.06 chromosome A07, Gossypium_hirsutum_v2.1, whole genome shotgun sequence genomic DNA contains:
- the LOC107936796 gene encoding transcription factor MYB90-like: MEGSSLRVRKGAWTEEEDLLLKKCIEKYGEGKWHQVPARAGLNRCRKSCRLRWLNYLKPNIKRGHFAADEVDLIIRLHNLLGNRWSLIAGRLPGRTANDVKNYWNTHLLKKNIDTSSKTSNPKSHKLKPNTKVIKPRPQILSKRSFLVNLDEYNNNNNNNNNDRVETSNNVVLADCSDNHDGYCFLDHDEMMWWENMMMNEKEVDGHQLQCSANDIDQSVLDQIMNEDNYGNTMDELFLDEELWNVFNP, from the exons ATGGAGGGCTCATCTTTAAGAGTTAGAAAAGGTGCATGGACTGAAGAAGAAGACCTCCTTCTTAAGAAATGTATTGAGAAATATGGTGAAGGGAAATGGCATCAAGTGCCTGCTAGAGCTG GCTTGAATCGTTGCCGGAAAAGCTGTAGACTACGGTGGCTAAATTATTTGAAGCCTAATATCAAGAGAGGACATTTTGCTGCTGATGAAGTTGACCTCATTATTCGCCTCCATAACCTCCTAGGTAATAG ATGGTCACTGATTGCTGGTAGACTACCTGGAAGAACAGcaaatgatgtgaaaaactattGGAACACCCACTTgcttaaaaaaaatatagatacttCCAGTAAAACTTCGAACCCGAAATCTCATAAACTAAAACCCAATACTAAGGTTATCAAGCCTCGGCCTCAGATCTTATCAAAGCGTAGTTTTCTTGTAAATTTAGATGAAtacaacaataacaacaataacaataacaacgACCGTGTAGAAACAAGCAACAATGTGGTATTGGCTGATTGCAGTGACAACCACGATGGATACTGTTTCCTTGACCATGATGAGATGATGTGGTGGGAAAATATGATGATGAATGAAAAGGAGGTTGATGGCCATCAGCTACAATGTTCAGCCAATGATATTGATCAAAGTGTGTTGGACCAAATTATGAATGAAGACAATTATGGCAATACTATGGATGAGCTTTTTCTTGATGAGGAACTGTGGAATGTGTTTAACCCATAG
- the LOC107936796 gene encoding transcription factor MYB90-like isoform X1 — MVKGNGIKCLLELVNTHIHTMGLNRCRKSCRLRWLNYLKPNIKRGHFAADEVDLIIRLHNLLGNRWSLIAGRLPGRTANDVKNYWNTHLLKKNIDTSSKTSNPKSHKLKPNTKVIKPRPQILSKRSFLVNLDEYNNNNNNNNNDRVETSNNVVLADCSDNHDGYCFLDHDEMMWWENMMMNEKEVDGHQLQCSANDIDQSVLDQIMNEDNYGNTMDELFLDEELWNVFNP; from the exons ATGGTGAAGGGAAATGGCATCAAGTGCCTGCTAGAGCTGGTaaacacacacatacacacaatgg GCTTGAATCGTTGCCGGAAAAGCTGTAGACTACGGTGGCTAAATTATTTGAAGCCTAATATCAAGAGAGGACATTTTGCTGCTGATGAAGTTGACCTCATTATTCGCCTCCATAACCTCCTAGGTAATAG ATGGTCACTGATTGCTGGTAGACTACCTGGAAGAACAGcaaatgatgtgaaaaactattGGAACACCCACTTgcttaaaaaaaatatagatacttCCAGTAAAACTTCGAACCCGAAATCTCATAAACTAAAACCCAATACTAAGGTTATCAAGCCTCGGCCTCAGATCTTATCAAAGCGTAGTTTTCTTGTAAATTTAGATGAAtacaacaataacaacaataacaataacaacgACCGTGTAGAAACAAGCAACAATGTGGTATTGGCTGATTGCAGTGACAACCACGATGGATACTGTTTCCTTGACCATGATGAGATGATGTGGTGGGAAAATATGATGATGAATGAAAAGGAGGTTGATGGCCATCAGCTACAATGTTCAGCCAATGATATTGATCAAAGTGTGTTGGACCAAATTATGAATGAAGACAATTATGGCAATACTATGGATGAGCTTTTTCTTGATGAGGAACTGTGGAATGTGTTTAACCCATAG